In Bradyrhizobium guangxiense, the following are encoded in one genomic region:
- the mutY gene encoding A/G-specific adenine glycosylase, translating into MSPRSVRKPKPEPSQPENLSRPLALLQWYDRHRRRLPWRAAPGEVSDPYRVWLSEIMLQQTTVKAVGPYFEKFVGRWPDVTALGRASLDDVLRMWAGLGYYSRARNLYACAVAVTQEHGGIFPDTEEGLRALPGIGPYTAAAIAAIAFDRRTMPVDGNIERVVSRLFAVEEELPQAKPLIQQLAATLLADSRAGDSAQALMDLGASICTPKKPACSLCPLNEDCVARAQGTQETFPRKGPKKSGPLRRGAAFVVTRGDELLVRSRPEKGLLGGMTEVPSSDWLADQDDARAKQQAPELKGLSRWQRKVGVVTHVFTHFPLELVVYTAKAPARTPAPDGMRWVPIATLAGEALPNVMRKVIAHGLGL; encoded by the coding sequence ATGAGCCCCAGATCCGTACGCAAGCCGAAGCCGGAACCTTCTCAGCCGGAGAACTTATCGCGCCCGCTCGCACTCCTGCAATGGTACGACCGCCACCGCCGCCGGCTGCCCTGGCGCGCCGCGCCCGGAGAGGTGTCGGATCCGTACCGCGTCTGGCTGTCGGAGATCATGCTCCAGCAGACTACGGTGAAGGCGGTCGGCCCGTATTTCGAAAAATTCGTCGGGCGCTGGCCGGATGTCACGGCGCTGGGGCGGGCCTCGCTCGACGACGTGCTGCGGATGTGGGCAGGGCTCGGCTACTACTCGCGCGCGCGCAACCTCTATGCCTGCGCTGTGGCGGTGACGCAGGAGCATGGCGGCATCTTTCCGGACACCGAGGAAGGGCTGCGCGCGCTGCCGGGCATCGGGCCCTATACGGCGGCGGCGATCGCGGCGATCGCCTTCGACCGCCGCACCATGCCGGTCGACGGCAATATCGAGCGCGTGGTGTCACGGCTGTTCGCGGTGGAAGAGGAGCTGCCGCAAGCCAAGCCGCTGATCCAGCAACTGGCCGCGACGCTGCTGGCGGACTCTCGCGCCGGCGACAGCGCGCAGGCGCTGATGGATCTCGGCGCCTCGATCTGCACGCCGAAGAAGCCGGCCTGCTCGCTCTGTCCGCTGAACGAGGATTGCGTCGCGCGAGCACAAGGCACCCAGGAGACGTTTCCGCGCAAGGGGCCGAAGAAGAGCGGCCCGTTGCGGCGCGGCGCCGCCTTCGTGGTGACGCGTGGCGACGAGCTGCTCGTTCGCTCGAGGCCCGAAAAGGGCCTGCTCGGCGGCATGACGGAGGTGCCGAGCTCGGATTGGCTCGCCGATCAGGACGACGCAAGGGCAAAGCAGCAGGCGCCGGAGCTGAAGGGGCTGTCGCGCTGGCAGCGCAAGGTGGGCGTGGTCACCCACGTCTTCACGCATTTTCCGCTGGAGCTGGTGGTCTACACGGCGAAGGCGCCAGCCCGCACCCCTGCGCCCGATGGCATGCGCTGGGTGCCGATCGCAACTCTGGCCGGTGAAGCGCTGCCCAACGTCATGCGCAAGGTCATCGCACATGGATTGGGTCTCTAG
- a CDS encoding LemA family protein translates to MSTGWIVLGVIVVLVFLAFSAYNRLVALSQRVGQAFADIDVQLKQRHDLVPNLVETVKGYASHERGTLDDVIKARNSAMSAQGPAQVSAAENQLSGALGRLIALSEAYPDLKANANFQQLASELSDLENKIAASRRFFNNAVQEYNTGIQQMPAALFAGMFGFTRKDFFDLGASRTEVEAAPQVKF, encoded by the coding sequence ATGTCGACCGGCTGGATCGTTCTCGGCGTCATCGTCGTTCTCGTGTTCCTGGCGTTCAGTGCCTACAACCGCCTGGTGGCGCTGAGCCAGCGCGTCGGCCAGGCCTTTGCCGATATCGACGTTCAGCTCAAGCAGCGCCACGATCTGGTCCCGAACCTGGTCGAGACCGTCAAGGGCTACGCCTCGCATGAGCGCGGCACGCTGGACGACGTCATCAAGGCGCGCAATTCGGCGATGTCAGCCCAAGGCCCGGCGCAGGTGTCCGCGGCCGAGAACCAGCTGTCGGGCGCGCTCGGCCGGCTGATCGCACTGTCGGAGGCCTACCCGGACCTCAAGGCCAACGCCAATTTCCAGCAGCTCGCATCCGAGCTTTCCGACCTCGAGAACAAGATCGCGGCGAGCCGCCGTTTCTTCAACAACGCGGTCCAGGAATACAACACCGGCATCCAGCAGATGCCCGCCGCGCTGTTCGCCGGCATGTTCGGTTTCACCAGGAAGGACTTCTTCGATCTCGGCGCCAGCCGCACCGAGGTCGAGGCGGCGCCGCAGGTGAAGTTCTGA
- a CDS encoding adenine phosphoribosyltransferase encodes MTFDHDIKASVRTIPDYPKPGIMFRDITTLLADARAFRRAVDELVNPWAGNKIDKVAGMEARGFIIGGAVAHQLSAGFVPIRKKGKLPHTTVRIAYSLEYGIDEMEMHVDAIQPGERVILVDDLIATGGTAEGAVKLLRQIGANVVAACFIIDLPELGGAAKLRAMDVPVRTLMTFEGH; translated from the coding sequence ATGACCTTTGACCACGACATCAAGGCGAGCGTCCGCACCATCCCGGACTATCCCAAGCCGGGCATCATGTTCCGCGACATCACCACCTTGCTCGCGGATGCGCGGGCGTTCCGCCGCGCGGTCGACGAGCTCGTCAATCCCTGGGCCGGCAACAAGATCGACAAGGTGGCCGGCATGGAGGCGAGGGGCTTCATCATCGGCGGCGCGGTGGCGCACCAGCTCTCCGCCGGCTTCGTGCCGATCCGGAAAAAAGGCAAGCTGCCGCACACCACCGTGCGGATCGCTTACTCGCTCGAATACGGCATCGACGAGATGGAGATGCATGTTGACGCGATCCAACCCGGCGAGCGCGTCATCCTGGTCGACGACCTCATCGCCACCGGTGGCACCGCGGAAGGTGCGGTGAAGCTGTTGCGCCAGATCGGCGCGAACGTGGTCGCCGCCTGCTTCATCATCGATCTGCCCGAGCTCGGCGGCGCCGCCAAGCTGCGCGCCATGGACGTGCCGGTGCGCACGCTGATGACGTTCGAGGGGCACTAA
- a CDS encoding GIY-YIG nuclease family protein yields the protein MTIDRKAAIAAYKERNTIAGIYVVRCAASGQAWVGQAPNLETIRNRIWFSLRQGSHPCRSLQAAWTAHGEAGLSFGECERLEDEESDYVRSALLKERLLHWRDELKAEGI from the coding sequence GTGACCATCGACCGGAAAGCAGCGATTGCCGCCTACAAGGAGCGCAACACCATCGCCGGCATCTATGTCGTGCGCTGCGCGGCGTCGGGACAGGCCTGGGTCGGCCAAGCGCCCAACCTGGAGACCATCCGGAACCGCATCTGGTTCTCGCTGCGCCAGGGTAGCCACCCCTGCCGCAGCCTCCAGGCCGCTTGGACCGCGCATGGCGAGGCCGGCCTGAGCTTTGGCGAATGCGAGCGTCTGGAGGACGAGGAGAGCGACTACGTCAGAAGCGCGCTCCTGAAGGAGCGCCTGCTGCATTGGCGGGACGAGCTGAAGGCCGAGGGGATCTAA
- a CDS encoding PaaI family thioesterase, giving the protein MVKTALDNFQRPPCAELLGWRLLDAGPEEGWIKLAFDGKPQFCNPAGFIQGGMLAAMLDDTMGPAVLVMSEGRLYTTTISMTVNFLSPARPGTIIGEAKVTQLGKSIAFVEAKLMAEDGTVLATASASERLLEAARGVK; this is encoded by the coding sequence ATGGTCAAGACCGCGCTCGACAACTTCCAACGGCCACCCTGTGCCGAGCTCTTGGGCTGGCGCCTGCTCGATGCGGGTCCCGAGGAGGGTTGGATCAAGCTCGCCTTCGACGGCAAGCCGCAGTTCTGCAATCCGGCGGGGTTCATCCAGGGCGGCATGCTCGCGGCCATGCTGGACGACACCATGGGCCCGGCGGTGCTGGTGATGAGCGAGGGCCGGCTCTACACCACCACCATCAGCATGACCGTGAATTTCCTCAGTCCCGCGAGGCCCGGGACCATCATCGGCGAAGCGAAGGTGACGCAGCTCGGCAAGAGCATCGCGTTTGTCGAGGCCAAGCTGATGGCCGAGGACGGCACGGTGCTGGCGACAGCGAGCGCGAGCGAGCGGCTGCTGGAGGCGGCGAGGGGGGTGAAGTAA
- the smc gene encoding chromosome segregation protein SMC yields the protein MKIPRLRLHGFKSFVEPTDFIIEPGLTGVVGPNGCGKSNLVEALRWAMGETSYKSLRAADMDAVIFAGSGNRPARNHAEVTMTIDNTDRTAPAAMNDSQLLEISRRIEREAGSVYRINGRDVRARDVQILFADAATGARSPALVHQGKIGEIIQAKPEQRRRVLEDAAGVAGLHARRHEAELRLKAAETNLTRVEDVIGQLSGQMEGLKKQARQAVRYREVAAKVRKAEATLFHLRWIGAHADVNESGQTHDLAVREMAERTQHQAEAARIQAIRAAEMPALRDAEARAAAGLQRLTNARELLDREEERAKERVAELERRLAQFEGDISRAQQQTMDADVALQRLDTEDAELKEEIKSRVEKRSGVDERVAEAEAVLTETEQRFAELTTALADLTAKRNQLEANVRTHRDKLARLDQEIANVAAEEQKLTEATGGFGDLDELTAVVETAEQTLAASEAAAQASEAAHVAARQTLESSRSPLVEADKRVQRLETEARTISKIVNGETKNLWPPIIDGITVDKGFEKAIGAALGDDLDAPIDPSAPMRWTNVGHTEGDPELPEGAVPLANHVQAPAELARRLAQIGVVPRERGAELVSQLKTGQRLVSPEGDVWRWDGFVAAAHAPTGAARRLAERARLVDIENELEQARIDAQIKRQALENAESELQMAASTEGASREAWRAAQRELNVARERHANAEREISRHAARKATLSEAHSRLAADRAEAEAAYEYAQAGIGELPSSEDTETQLAAVRSDIEGHRRMAAQVRAEAQALAREAELADRRVQAILAERTEWQNRKESAASHIDTIQARIAELTIERSELENAPAVFAEKRSALITEIEYAENDRRMAADALATAESAMAETDRVAKLTLEALSSAREATARAEERMESARRRLEDIEREIRDMLEVEPQAVAGLAEIEPGAELPPLHDIEEDLEKMRRDRERLGAVNLRAEEELREVETQHTGLVTERDDLVEAIKRLRQGIQSLNKEARERLLTSFEIVNNHFKRLFVELFGGGEAALHLIESDDPLEAGLEIIAKPPGKKPQTLSLLSGGEQALTAMALIFAVFLTNPSPICVLDEVDAPLDDHNVERYCNLLHEMTGSTDTRFIIITHNPITMARMNRLFGVTMAERGVSQLVSVSLAEAVDILDQNVA from the coding sequence ATGAAAATCCCCCGCCTGCGCCTTCACGGCTTCAAGTCCTTCGTTGAGCCCACGGACTTCATCATCGAGCCCGGCCTGACCGGCGTGGTCGGACCCAACGGTTGCGGCAAGTCGAATCTCGTCGAAGCGCTGCGCTGGGCGATGGGCGAGACCTCCTACAAATCGCTGCGCGCTGCCGACATGGACGCCGTGATCTTCGCCGGCTCAGGCAACCGTCCCGCGCGCAACCACGCCGAAGTGACGATGACGATCGACAATACCGATCGCACCGCACCGGCAGCGATGAACGACAGCCAGCTGCTCGAAATCTCCCGCCGCATCGAGCGCGAAGCGGGCTCGGTCTACCGCATCAACGGCCGCGACGTGCGCGCCCGCGACGTGCAGATCCTGTTCGCGGACGCCGCCACCGGCGCGCGCTCGCCCGCCCTCGTCCACCAGGGCAAGATCGGCGAGATCATCCAGGCCAAGCCCGAGCAGCGCCGCCGCGTGCTGGAAGACGCCGCCGGCGTCGCCGGCCTGCACGCCCGCCGCCACGAGGCCGAGCTGCGGCTGAAGGCCGCCGAAACCAACCTCACCCGCGTCGAGGACGTGATCGGCCAGCTCTCCGGCCAGATGGAAGGCCTGAAGAAGCAGGCCCGCCAGGCCGTGCGCTATCGCGAGGTCGCGGCCAAGGTCCGCAAGGCCGAGGCGACGCTGTTCCACCTGCGCTGGATCGGCGCCCATGCCGACGTCAACGAATCCGGCCAGACGCATGATCTCGCCGTCCGCGAGATGGCCGAGCGCACCCAGCACCAGGCCGAGGCCGCCCGCATCCAGGCGATCCGCGCCGCGGAGATGCCCGCGCTGCGCGATGCGGAAGCCCGCGCCGCGGCCGGGCTGCAGCGCCTGACCAATGCCCGCGAGCTGCTCGACCGCGAGGAAGAACGCGCCAAGGAGCGCGTCGCCGAGCTTGAGCGCCGCCTCGCCCAGTTCGAAGGCGACATCTCCCGCGCCCAGCAGCAGACCATGGATGCCGACGTCGCGCTGCAGCGGCTCGACACCGAGGACGCCGAGCTGAAGGAAGAGATCAAGTCGCGCGTCGAGAAGCGCTCCGGCGTCGACGAGCGCGTCGCCGAGGCCGAGGCGGTGCTGACCGAGACCGAGCAGCGCTTCGCCGAGCTCACCACCGCGCTCGCCGACCTCACCGCCAAGCGCAACCAGCTTGAAGCCAACGTCCGCACCCACCGCGACAAGCTCGCCCGGCTCGACCAGGAGATCGCCAACGTCGCGGCGGAAGAACAGAAGCTCACCGAGGCGACCGGCGGCTTCGGCGATCTCGACGAGCTGACCGCCGTGGTCGAGACCGCGGAACAGACGCTGGCGGCTTCCGAAGCCGCCGCGCAGGCCAGCGAAGCCGCGCATGTCGCCGCCCGCCAGACGCTGGAATCCTCGCGCTCGCCGCTGGTCGAAGCCGACAAGCGCGTGCAGCGGCTCGAGACCGAGGCGCGCACGATCTCCAAGATCGTCAACGGCGAGACCAAGAATCTGTGGCCGCCGATCATCGACGGCATCACCGTCGACAAGGGTTTTGAAAAGGCGATCGGCGCCGCCCTCGGCGACGATCTCGACGCCCCGATCGATCCATCGGCGCCGATGCGCTGGACCAATGTCGGCCACACCGAAGGCGATCCCGAGTTGCCCGAAGGCGCCGTGCCGCTCGCCAATCATGTGCAGGCGCCGGCCGAGTTGGCACGCCGCCTGGCGCAGATCGGCGTGGTGCCGCGCGAGCGCGGTGCCGAGCTGGTGTCGCAGCTCAAGACCGGACAGCGACTGGTCTCGCCCGAGGGCGACGTCTGGCGCTGGGACGGCTTCGTTGCCGCGGCGCATGCGCCGACCGGTGCCGCGCGGCGCCTCGCCGAGCGCGCCCGTCTCGTCGACATCGAGAACGAGCTGGAGCAGGCCCGCATCGACGCGCAGATCAAGCGCCAAGCGCTGGAGAACGCCGAGTCCGAGCTGCAGATGGCGGCGAGCACCGAAGGCGCCAGCCGCGAAGCCTGGCGCGCCGCGCAGCGCGAGCTGAACGTCGCGCGCGAGCGCCATGCCAATGCCGAGCGCGAGATCAGCCGCCATGCCGCGCGCAAGGCGACGCTGTCGGAAGCGCACAGCCGCCTCGCCGCCGACCGCGCCGAGGCCGAGGCTGCCTACGAATACGCCCAGGCCGGCATCGGCGAGCTGCCCTCGAGCGAGGACACCGAGACCCAGCTCGCCGCCGTCCGCAGCGACATCGAAGGCCACCGCCGCATGGCCGCCCAGGTCCGCGCAGAGGCGCAGGCGCTGGCACGCGAGGCCGAGCTTGCGGACCGCCGCGTGCAGGCGATCCTCGCCGAGCGCACCGAGTGGCAGAACCGCAAGGAAAGCGCGGCCTCCCATATCGACACCATCCAGGCCCGCATCGCCGAGCTCACGATCGAGCGCAGCGAGCTCGAAAACGCGCCGGCCGTGTTCGCCGAGAAGCGCAGCGCGCTGATCACCGAGATCGAATACGCCGAGAACGACCGCCGCATGGCCGCCGACGCGCTCGCCACCGCGGAAAGCGCCATGGCTGAGACCGACCGCGTCGCCAAGCTGACGCTGGAAGCGCTCTCCAGCGCCCGCGAAGCCACCGCGCGCGCCGAGGAACGCATGGAAAGCGCACGGCGCCGTCTGGAAGACATCGAGCGCGAGATCCGCGACATGCTCGAGGTCGAGCCGCAGGCGGTTGCCGGCCTTGCCGAAATCGAGCCCGGCGCGGAGCTGCCGCCGCTGCACGACATCGAGGAAGATCTCGAAAAGATGCGCCGCGACCGCGAGCGCCTCGGCGCCGTCAATCTGCGCGCCGAGGAGGAGCTGCGCGAGGTCGAGACCCAGCATACCGGCCTCGTCACCGAGCGCGACGACCTGGTCGAAGCCATCAAGCGGCTGCGCCAGGGCATCCAGAGCCTCAACAAGGAAGCGCGCGAGCGGCTTTTGACCTCGTTCGAGATCGTCAACAACCACTTCAAGCGCCTGTTCGTCGAGCTGTTCGGCGGCGGCGAGGCCGCGCTGCATCTGATCGAGAGCGACGACCCGCTGGAAGCCGGTCTCGAGATCATCGCAAAACCCCCGGGCAAGAAGCCGCAGACGCTGTCGCTGCTGTCGGGCGGCGAGCAGGCGCTGACCGCGATGGCGCTGATCTTCGCGGTGTTCTTGACCAACCCCTCGCCGATCTGCGTGCTGGACGAAGTCGACGCGCCGCTCGACGACCACAACGTCGAACGGTACTGCAACCTGCTGCACGAGATGACCGGCTCGACCGACACGCGCTTCATCATCATCACGCACAACCCGATCACGATGGCGCGAATGAACCGCCTGTTCGGCGTTACCATGGCCGAGCGCGGCGTCTCGCAGCTGGTGTCGGTGAGCCTGGCCGAGGCCGTGGACATTCTCGACCAGAACGTGGCGTGA
- a CDS encoding DsbA family protein: MIIPRRAFTTMLSLTGLAAIAGLSPLRLISEAMIPEAMAQSAADVAKPVSLPDMALGPNDAAVTITEYASMTCPHCAAFNEQVFPKIKKEYIDTGKVRYIFREFPLDIKAAAGSMLSRCIAKDDAPKYFAVTDMLFRQQSDWVMKNTTETLTRIGKQAGLTQQQVEACLKDQALLDKIAADQKYASDVLKVDSTPTFFINGEKIKGEASFEEFAKKINPLLKS; encoded by the coding sequence TTGATCATCCCCCGCCGCGCCTTCACCACGATGCTGTCGCTGACCGGGCTTGCCGCGATCGCCGGGCTCTCGCCGCTCCGGTTGATCTCCGAGGCCATGATCCCTGAAGCAATGGCCCAGTCGGCAGCCGACGTCGCCAAGCCCGTGTCGCTGCCCGACATGGCGCTCGGCCCGAACGACGCCGCCGTCACCATCACCGAATACGCCTCGATGACCTGCCCGCACTGCGCCGCCTTCAACGAGCAGGTGTTCCCGAAGATCAAGAAGGAGTACATCGACACCGGCAAGGTGCGTTACATCTTCCGCGAGTTCCCGCTCGACATCAAAGCCGCGGCCGGCTCGATGCTGTCGCGCTGCATCGCCAAGGACGACGCGCCGAAATACTTTGCCGTCACCGACATGCTGTTCCGTCAGCAGAGCGACTGGGTGATGAAGAACACTACCGAGACCCTGACGCGGATCGGCAAGCAGGCCGGCCTCACCCAGCAGCAGGTCGAAGCCTGCCTGAAGGACCAGGCGCTGCTCGACAAGATCGCCGCCGACCAGAAATACGCCAGCGACGTGCTCAAGGTGGATTCGACGCCGACCTTCTTCATCAACGGCGAGAAGATCAAGGGCGAGGCCTCGTTTGAGGAGTTCGCCAAGAAGATCAATCCGCTGCTGAAGAGCTGA
- a CDS encoding small ribosomal subunit Rsm22 family protein: MISPPLPAELKAALDGKLQGFSRSDAAQRSQKISTTYRAGGGSGGIKSEADALAYALARMPATYAAVAASLNALAEIVPSLTPETLLDVGAGPGTASWAAAEAFPSLQDFTLLDANATLSRLALELARDSTRLANCRYLPGDAGGNLAEVSKADLVIASYVIGELGEADQRKLAEAMWAKARHALVVIEPGTPAGYARILALRQQLIAAGAFVAAPCPHERPCPLIAPDWCHFSQRLPRSQAHRQIKGAEVPFEDERFIYAALTRIPPATRAARVLAPPDVGKAEITAKLCTEDGGALTKVPRRDKAAYASARRWRWGDAVIAES, from the coding sequence ATGATCTCCCCCCCCCTTCCCGCCGAACTGAAAGCCGCCCTCGACGGCAAGCTGCAGGGCTTCTCCCGCAGCGACGCGGCACAGCGCTCGCAGAAGATCTCGACCACCTATCGCGCCGGCGGCGGCTCCGGCGGGATCAAGTCGGAGGCCGATGCGCTTGCCTATGCGCTCGCGCGCATGCCCGCGACCTACGCGGCCGTCGCCGCGAGCCTGAACGCGCTCGCTGAGATCGTACCAAGCCTCACCCCGGAAACATTGCTCGACGTCGGCGCCGGCCCGGGCACCGCCAGCTGGGCCGCCGCGGAAGCGTTTCCGTCGCTGCAGGATTTCACGCTGCTCGACGCCAATGCCACGCTGAGCCGGCTCGCGCTCGAACTCGCGCGCGACAGCACCCGCCTCGCGAACTGTCGCTATCTGCCGGGCGATGCCGGCGGCAATCTCGCCGAAGTCTCGAAAGCCGATCTCGTCATCGCCAGCTACGTCATCGGCGAGCTCGGCGAGGCCGATCAGCGCAAGCTCGCGGAAGCCATGTGGGCCAAAGCGCGCCACGCGCTGGTCGTGATCGAGCCCGGCACGCCGGCCGGCTACGCGCGCATCCTCGCGCTGCGCCAGCAGCTGATCGCGGCTGGCGCGTTCGTCGCCGCGCCCTGCCCACATGAGAGACCCTGCCCACTCATCGCGCCCGACTGGTGCCACTTCAGCCAGCGCCTGCCGCGCTCGCAAGCGCATCGCCAGATCAAGGGCGCGGAGGTCCCGTTCGAGGACGAGCGCTTCATCTACGCCGCGCTGACCCGCATCCCGCCCGCCACACGCGCCGCGCGCGTTCTGGCGCCACCGGACGTCGGCAAGGCCGAGATCACGGCCAAGCTCTGCACCGAGGATGGTGGCGCACTGACGAAGGTGCCGCGACGCGACAAGGCGGCCTATGCAAGCGCCAGGCGTTGGCGCTGGGGCGACGCCGTCATTGCCGAAAGTTAA
- a CDS encoding DUF721 domain-containing protein produces the protein MSKSGPIFKPRPISAKPLGILLNDVFAEAYAKQGFAARELVTRWAQIAGPEIAAHAEPLKMQWPRPVEGQPQEPATLVLRVEGPMALEIQHSADVILERVNRFFGWSAVGKLAFRQAPLSRPRAPKRPGPPDPKAVAKVAEGLTDIEDEELKTALARLGAAIKRN, from the coding sequence ATGTCCAAATCCGGCCCCATCTTCAAGCCCCGTCCCATCAGCGCAAAACCGCTCGGGATCCTGCTGAACGACGTCTTTGCCGAGGCCTACGCCAAGCAGGGCTTTGCGGCCCGCGAGCTGGTGACACGGTGGGCGCAGATTGCGGGGCCCGAGATCGCGGCCCATGCCGAGCCGTTGAAGATGCAATGGCCGCGGCCGGTGGAGGGGCAGCCGCAGGAGCCGGCGACGCTGGTGCTCCGGGTCGAGGGGCCGATGGCGTTGGAGATCCAGCATTCCGCCGACGTGATCCTGGAGCGGGTCAACCGCTTCTTCGGCTGGAGCGCGGTCGGCAAGCTGGCCTTCCGCCAGGCGCCCTTGTCGCGGCCCCGAGCCCCGAAGCGACCGGGACCGCCAGACCCGAAGGCCGTTGCCAAGGTGGCGGAAGGCCTGACCGACATCGAGGATGAAGAGCTCAAGACGGCGCTGGCGCGGCTCGGGGCCGCCATCAAGCGAAATTGA
- a CDS encoding M48 family metallopeptidase: MAAYGLYTHIASNKFRSMLLLGGLFALVYVLVYAGALVAEVVINGDGTVAFYLSRAFTDLLKAAPFATIAATAWIVIAYFFHQSMIDAVTGGHDVTRQEEPRLYNLLENLCISRGITMPKLKIMESPALNAFATGLNPRQYSITVTTGLLEALNDKEIEAVLGHELTHIKNGDVQLMVVAVIIAGVVGFFGELFFRLFTNFNWSSGSGGSWSSGSSSSSRSSSSSSDSKNSGGGAVIVIIIAIVLIVVAWLLSQVVKLALSRSREYLADAGSVELTKDPDAMISALRKIENRGELPGATSAVMELCVDNPREGFADLFATHPSVQSRVDALVKFAGGHDPGPQPPTVETDEPEAPAHQQDTPPPLRHGPWNEADGPAAPPPVPGPSGTATSNPAGNPIGPWGRH, translated from the coding sequence ATGGCCGCGTATGGTCTCTACACGCACATCGCCTCGAACAAGTTTCGTTCGATGCTGCTGCTCGGCGGCCTGTTCGCCCTGGTCTACGTGCTGGTCTATGCAGGCGCGCTGGTTGCCGAGGTCGTCATCAACGGCGATGGCACCGTCGCCTTTTATCTGAGCCGGGCCTTCACCGATCTGCTCAAGGCCGCGCCCTTCGCGACGATCGCAGCGACGGCCTGGATCGTGATCGCCTATTTCTTCCACCAGTCCATGATCGATGCCGTGACCGGCGGCCACGACGTCACCCGGCAGGAGGAGCCGCGGCTCTATAATCTGCTCGAGAACCTCTGCATCTCGCGCGGCATCACCATGCCGAAGCTGAAGATCATGGAGAGCCCGGCGCTGAACGCGTTCGCGACCGGCCTCAATCCCCGGCAATATTCCATCACCGTCACCACGGGTCTGCTCGAGGCGCTGAACGACAAGGAAATCGAGGCGGTGCTGGGCCACGAGCTGACCCACATCAAGAACGGTGACGTGCAGCTGATGGTGGTCGCCGTGATCATCGCGGGCGTGGTCGGTTTCTTCGGTGAATTGTTCTTCCGCCTGTTCACGAATTTCAATTGGAGCTCCGGCTCCGGCGGCTCGTGGTCCTCGGGCTCCTCCTCGTCGTCGCGGTCGTCCTCGTCGTCGAGCGACAGCAAGAATTCCGGCGGCGGCGCGGTGATCGTGATCATCATCGCGATCGTGCTGATCGTAGTGGCCTGGCTGCTGTCCCAGGTGGTCAAGCTCGCTTTGTCGCGATCGCGCGAATACCTCGCCGACGCCGGCTCGGTCGAGCTGACGAAGGATCCCGATGCCATGATCTCGGCGCTGCGCAAGATCGAGAATCGCGGCGAGCTGCCCGGTGCGACCTCGGCTGTGATGGAGCTCTGCGTCGACAATCCGCGCGAGGGCTTTGCCGATCTGTTCGCAACCCACCCCTCGGTGCAATCCCGGGTCGATGCACTGGTCAAGTTTGCCGGCGGTCACGATCCGGGCCCGCAGCCGCCGACCGTGGAAACGGACGAGCCCGAGGCGCCAGCCCACCAGCAGGACACCCCACCGCCGCTCCGCCATGGCCCCTGGAACGAGGCCGACGGCCCAGCCGCTCCGCCGCCCGTGCCTGGCCCCTCCGGAACCGCGACCAGCAACCCCGCGGGTAATCCAATCGGTCCCTGGGGCCGCCACTAG